In one window of Canis aureus isolate CA01 chromosome 25, VMU_Caureus_v.1.0, whole genome shotgun sequence DNA:
- the SMUG1 gene encoding single-strand selective monofunctional uracil DNA glycosylase isoform X2 encodes MEPQPCLRSLAEGFLAEELRLNNELSQLQFSEPVGIIYNPLEYAWEPHHSYVTRYCRGPKEVLFLGMNPGPFGMAQTGVPFGEVNVVRDWLGVGGTVSTPAQEHPKRPVLGLECPQSEVQLLEVRLVVGVGRLAEQRARRALAGLLPEVRVEWLLHPSPRSPQANRGWEAAAKDRLSELGLLPLLTR; translated from the exons ATGGAGCCCCAGCCTTGCCTTCGAAGCTTGGCTGAGGGCTTCCTGGCGGAGGAGCTGCGGCTCAATAATGAACTGAGCCAACTGCAGTTCTCAGAGCCTGTGGGCATCATCTACAATCCTTTGGAGTATGCGTGGGAGCCACACCACAGCTACGTGACCCGCTACTGCCGGGGCCCCAAGGAAGTGCTCTTCCTGGGCATGAACCCCGGGCCCTTTGGCATGGCTCAGACTGGG GTGCCCTTCGGGGAAGTGAACGTAGTCCGGGACTGGTTGGGCGTTGGGGGGACTGTGTCGACCCCGGCCCAAGAGCACCCGAAGCGCCCAGTGCTGGGACTGGAGTGCCCTCAGTCAGAG GTGCAGCTGCTGGAGGTGCGGCTGGTGGTGGGCGTGGGGCGGCTGGCGGAGCAGCGGGCGCGGAGGGCGCTGGCCGGCCTGCTGCCCGAGGTCAGGGTGGAGTGgctcctgcacccctccccccggAGCCCGCAGGCCAACAGGGGCTGGGAGGCAGCGGCCAAGGACAGACTGAGTGAGCTGGGGCTGCTGCCGCTGCTCACGAGGTGA
- the SMUG1 gene encoding single-strand selective monofunctional uracil DNA glycosylase isoform X1 translates to MEPQPCLRSLAEGFLAEELRLNNELSQLQFSEPVGIIYNPLEYAWEPHHSYVTRYCRGPKEVLFLGMNPGPFGMAQTGVPFGEVNVVRDWLGVGGTVSTPAQEHPKRPVLGLECPQSEVSGARFWGFFQNLCGQPEVFFRHCFVHNLCPLLFLDPNGRNLTPAELPAKQREQLLRVCDAALFRQVQLLEVRLVVGVGRLAEQRARRALAGLLPEVRVEWLLHPSPRSPQANRGWEAAAKDRLSELGLLPLLTR, encoded by the exons ATGGAGCCCCAGCCTTGCCTTCGAAGCTTGGCTGAGGGCTTCCTGGCGGAGGAGCTGCGGCTCAATAATGAACTGAGCCAACTGCAGTTCTCAGAGCCTGTGGGCATCATCTACAATCCTTTGGAGTATGCGTGGGAGCCACACCACAGCTACGTGACCCGCTACTGCCGGGGCCCCAAGGAAGTGCTCTTCCTGGGCATGAACCCCGGGCCCTTTGGCATGGCTCAGACTGGG GTGCCCTTCGGGGAAGTGAACGTAGTCCGGGACTGGTTGGGCGTTGGGGGGACTGTGTCGACCCCGGCCCAAGAGCACCCGAAGCGCCCAGTGCTGGGACTGGAGTGCCCTCAGTCAGAGGTGAGCGGTGCCCGGTTCTGGGGCTTTTTCCAGAACCTCTGTGGACAGCCCGAGGTCTTCTTCCGTCACTGTTTTGTCCACAATCTATGTCCTCTGCTCTTCTTGGACCCCAACGGGCGCAACCTCACCCCCGCCGAGCTGCCGGCCAAGCAGCGAGAGCAGCTTCTTAGGGTCTGTGACGCGGCGCTCTTCCGGCAGGTGCAGCTGCTGGAGGTGCGGCTGGTGGTGGGCGTGGGGCGGCTGGCGGAGCAGCGGGCGCGGAGGGCGCTGGCCGGCCTGCTGCCCGAGGTCAGGGTGGAGTGgctcctgcacccctccccccggAGCCCGCAGGCCAACAGGGGCTGGGAGGCAGCGGCCAAGGACAGACTGAGTGAGCTGGGGCTGCTGCCGCTGCTCACGAGGTGA